A single window of Helicobacter pylori NCTC 11637 = CCUG 17874 = ATCC 43504 = JCM 12093 DNA harbors:
- a CDS encoding PDZ domain-containing protein, with amino-acid sequence MLHKAFIVLWFFLNGLGAYDFKHCQAFFKKASLQKGGVALKELPKGVYLYYSKTYPKHARVIKSDPFVGLYLLQSAPSEYVYTLRELDKDALIRPMASIGDKEALEARLLVGQKGYDRYAQISQKIQKNGVISNICYQMLGLGVGGNGFIETKFIKRFLNQQEPYYGDIGVRLKEDNKRLVVAQFDPFFPKNPFLKNDEILAINHQKIHSLAEFEWVVSNLKYQSLAKVGIKRNHKIKEVTLKVNKRYGGFLLKDTFLERYGIALDERFIITKIGSHLPKGLDFLRLGDRILWVNRKNVASNPKALREVLSAPKIELLVLRKGFEFYIKVR; translated from the coding sequence ATGCTTCACAAAGCCTTTATCGTTCTATGGTTTTTTTTGAATGGCTTAGGGGCTTATGATTTCAAGCATTGTCAGGCTTTTTTTAAAAAAGCGAGCCTTCAAAAAGGGGGCGTGGCTTTAAAAGAATTGCCTAAGGGCGTGTATTTGTATTATTCCAAAACCTACCCTAAACACGCCAGAGTCATCAAATCCGATCCTTTTGTAGGGCTGTATTTGTTGCAAAGCGCGCCAAGCGAGTATGTTTATACATTAAGGGAATTAGACAAAGACGCCCTTATAAGGCCTATGGCTAGCATAGGGGATAAAGAAGCCCTAGAAGCACGATTATTAGTGGGGCAAAAAGGCTATGACCGCTACGCTCAAATTTCGCAAAAGATCCAAAAAAATGGCGTTATCAGCAATATTTGTTATCAAATGTTAGGGCTAGGGGTAGGGGGGAATGGCTTTATAGAAACGAAATTTATCAAGCGCTTTTTAAACCAGCAAGAGCCTTATTATGGGGATATTGGGGTGCGTTTAAAAGAAGATAATAAGCGTTTAGTGGTAGCGCAATTTGATCCCTTTTTCCCTAAAAACCCTTTTTTAAAAAACGATGAAATCCTAGCGATCAACCATCAAAAGATCCACTCATTAGCGGAGTTTGAATGGGTGGTGAGCAATCTTAAATACCAAAGCCTTGCAAAAGTGGGAATCAAACGAAACCATAAAATCAAAGAAGTAACGCTCAAAGTCAATAAGCGTTATGGGGGGTTTTTACTCAAAGACACTTTTTTAGAGCGCTACGGCATCGCTTTAGATGAGCGTTTTATCATCACTAAAATAGGCAGTCATTTACCCAAAGGCTTGGATTTTTTAAGGCTTGGGGATAGGATTTTATGGGTAAATCGTAAAAATGTGGCGTCCAACCCAAAGGCTTTAAGAGAAGTGTTAAGCGCGCCTAAAATTGAATTATTAGTCTTGCGTAAAGGCTTTGAATTTTACATTAAAGTCCGTTGA
- the panD gene encoding aspartate 1-decarboxylase: MTFEMLYSKIHRATITDANLNYIGSITIDEDLAKFAKLREGMKVEIVDVNNGERFSTYVILGKKRGEICVNGAAARKVAIGDVVIILAYASMNEDEINAHKPCIVLVDEKNEILEKG, from the coding sequence ATGACTTTTGAAATGCTTTATAGTAAAATCCATAGGGCCACTATCACAGACGCTAATCTCAATTACATAGGCTCGATCACCATAGATGAGGATTTAGCCAAGTTCGCTAAGCTTAGAGAGGGCATGAAGGTAGAAATCGTGGATGTTAATAATGGCGAACGCTTCAGCACCTATGTGATTTTAGGGAAAAAAAGGGGCGAAATTTGCGTCAATGGCGCAGCGGCCAGAAAGGTGGCCATAGGCGATGTGGTGATCATTTTAGCTTATGCGAGCATGAATGAAGATGAAATCAATGCGCACAAGCCATGCATCGTGCTAGTGGATGAAAAAAACGAAATTTTAGAAAAGGGTTAG
- a CDS encoding type IV secretion system protein has product MKEKPFNSEQLIYLEELLSHQEKHLENKLSGFSVNDLDMQSVFRLERNRLKIAYKLLGLMSFIALVLAIVLISVLPLQKTEHHFVDFLNQDKHYAIIQRADKSISSNEALARSLIGAYVLNRESINRIDDKSRYELVRLQSSSKVWQRFEDLIKTQNSIYAQSHLEREVHIVNIAIYQQDNNPIASVSIAAKLMNENKLVYEKRYKIVLSYLFDTPDFDYASMPKNPTGFKITRYSITEITNRGD; this is encoded by the coding sequence ATGAAAGAAAAGCCTTTCAATAGCGAGCAATTGATCTATTTAGAAGAGCTTTTAAGCCACCAAGAAAAGCATTTAGAAAACAAGCTTTCTGGTTTTTCGGTGAATGATTTGGACATGCAAAGCGTGTTTCGGTTGGAGAGAAACCGATTGAAAATCGCTTACAAGCTCTTAGGCTTGATGAGTTTTATCGCTCTTGTTTTAGCGATCGTGTTAATCAGTGTTCTACCCTTACAAAAAACCGAACACCATTTCGTGGATTTTTTAAACCAGGACAAGCATTACGCCATTATCCAAAGAGCGGATAAAAGCATTTCCAGTAATGAAGCGTTGGCTCGTTCGCTCATTGGGGCGTATGTGTTAAACCGAGAGAGCATTAACCGCATTGACGATAAATCGCGCTATGAATTGGTGCGCTTGCAAAGCAGTTCTAAAGTGTGGCAACGCTTTGAAGATTTGATTAAAACCCAAAACAGCATTTATGCGCAAAGCCATTTAGAAAGAGAAGTCCATATCGTCAATATTGCGATCTATCAGCAAGACAATAACCCCATTGCGAGCGTGTCTATTGCGGCTAAACTCATGAACGAAAACAAGCTGGTGTATGAAAAGCGTTATAAAATCGTATTGAGCTATTTGTTTGACACCCCGGATTTTGATTACGCTTCCATGCCTAAAAACCCTACCGGCTTTAAAATCACCCGCTACAGCATCACTGAAATCACTAATAGGGGCGATTGA
- a CDS encoding AAA family ATPase: MAKFNQDLNEVLNQALNLALDLNHALCTTEHVLLVILEHESGEKIIGALERDDYDKLKQILKDYLLQYVPLKSDPAKMPARSFVLLRMLKRMYASGFESVGVEELLILMLDHPDCYASKLMDSFGIARLYSNPALLDLDNHGIPNDINDNEEAPKNTPLKKYAKNLSALAQDNALDPVIGREEEILRVIEILGRRKKNNPLLIGEAGVGKTSIAEALALKIAQKEVPEFLQEYEVYSLDLALMVAGAKYRGDFEKRLKKTLKEIQQNGRIILFIDEIHTLLGAGSSNAGSLDAANILKPVLTDGSLKCLGATTFEEYRSVFEKDKAFNRRFSVIKVEEPSKEACYLILKKIAPLYEEHHQVRYDESVFKACVDLTSDYMHDKFLPDKAIELLDEVGSRKKISPKKGKKIGVDDVKETLALKLKIPKMRLSSDKKALLRNLEKSLKNKIFAQAEAINLVSNAIKIQHCGLSAKNKPVGSFLFVGPSGVGKTELAKELALNLNLHFERFDMSEYKEAHSVAKLIGSPSGYVGFEQGGLLVNAIKKHPHCLLLLDEIEKAHSNVYDLLLQVMDNATLSDNLGNQASFKHVILIMTSNVGSKDKDALGFFSAKNTKYDKAVKELLTPELRSRIDAIVPFNALSLEDFERIVSVELDKLKALALEQDIALKFHKEVLKSIAQKSYQTTLGAREIKKIIHNEIKTPLSDLLLLQSFKKPCKIACLLEKNQLVLKEIKRAQKVKENDF, encoded by the coding sequence ATGGCTAAATTCAATCAAGATCTCAATGAAGTCCTGAACCAAGCTTTAAATTTAGCCCTGGATCTTAACCACGCCCTTTGCACCACAGAGCATGTGCTACTAGTCATTTTAGAGCATGAGAGCGGGGAAAAGATTATTGGCGCTTTAGAAAGAGATGACTATGATAAATTAAAACAAATCCTTAAAGACTATTTGTTGCAATACGTGCCTTTAAAGAGCGATCCAGCCAAAATGCCTGCTAGGAGTTTTGTGCTATTAAGAATGCTTAAAAGAATGTATGCGAGTGGTTTTGAGAGCGTGGGCGTGGAAGAATTGCTTATTTTAATGCTGGATCACCCCGATTGTTACGCTTCAAAACTCATGGATAGTTTTGGCATCGCTCGTTTGTATTCTAATCCTGCTTTATTGGATTTGGATAACCATGGTATTCCTAATGACATTAATGATAATGAAGAAGCGCCCAAAAACACTCCCCTAAAAAAATACGCTAAAAATTTGAGCGCTTTAGCCCAAGACAACGCTTTAGATCCAGTCATTGGCAGAGAAGAAGAGATTTTAAGAGTGATAGAAATTTTAGGGCGCAGAAAAAAGAATAACCCGCTTTTAATTGGCGAAGCGGGCGTAGGGAAAACCTCCATCGCTGAAGCTTTAGCTTTAAAAATCGCTCAAAAAGAAGTGCCGGAGTTTTTGCAAGAATATGAAGTCTATTCTTTGGATTTAGCCTTAATGGTGGCTGGGGCAAAATACAGAGGGGATTTTGAAAAACGCTTGAAAAAAACGCTCAAAGAAATCCAACAAAACGGCCGTATCATTTTATTCATTGATGAAATCCACACCCTTTTAGGCGCAGGGAGCAGTAACGCTGGGAGCTTGGATGCGGCGAATATATTAAAACCGGTTTTAACGGATGGGAGCTTGAAATGTTTAGGAGCGACCACTTTTGAAGAATACCGCAGCGTGTTTGAAAAAGACAAGGCTTTCAACAGGCGTTTTTCAGTCATAAAAGTTGAAGAGCCTTCTAAAGAGGCGTGTTACTTGATTTTAAAAAAGATCGCTCCCCTTTATGAAGAACACCACCAGGTGCGTTATGATGAGAGCGTGTTTAAGGCATGCGTGGATCTAACGAGTGATTACATGCATGATAAATTCTTGCCGGATAAAGCGATTGAATTATTAGATGAGGTGGGATCGAGGAAAAAAATCAGCCCTAAAAAGGGCAAAAAAATCGGCGTTGATGATGTGAAAGAAACACTCGCTTTAAAGCTTAAAATCCCTAAAATGCGTTTGAGCAGCGACAAAAAAGCCCTTTTAAGGAACTTGGAAAAATCGCTTAAAAATAAGATTTTTGCCCAAGCAGAAGCGATCAATCTTGTCAGCAATGCGATTAAAATCCAGCATTGCGGGCTTTCTGCAAAAAATAAGCCTGTGGGGAGCTTTTTATTCGTGGGGCCTAGTGGGGTGGGGAAAACAGAATTGGCTAAAGAATTGGCCTTGAATTTGAATTTGCATTTTGAACGCTTTGACATGAGCGAATACAAAGAAGCCCATAGCGTGGCAAAACTCATCGGGAGTCCTAGCGGTTATGTGGGGTTTGAGCAAGGGGGGCTGTTGGTGAATGCGATTAAAAAACACCCGCATTGTTTGCTGCTTTTAGATGAAATAGAAAAAGCCCATTCTAATGTGTATGATTTGTTGTTGCAAGTGATGGATAACGCCACTTTGAGCGATAATTTAGGCAATCAGGCGAGTTTTAAGCATGTGATACTGATTATGACTTCAAATGTGGGGAGTAAGGATAAGGATGCGCTAGGGTTTTTTAGCGCTAAAAATACCAAGTATGATAAAGCCGTTAAAGAGCTTTTGACCCCTGAATTACGATCTAGGATTGATGCGATCGTGCCGTTTAACGCGCTCAGTTTGGAGGATTTTGAACGCATTGTTTCTGTGGAATTAGACAAATTAAAAGCCCTAGCGCTAGAGCAAGACATAGCCTTAAAATTCCATAAAGAAGTTTTGAAATCCATCGCGCAAAAAAGCTACCAAACGACTTTAGGAGCGAGAGAAATTAAAAAAATCATTCACAATGAGATCAAAACCCCATTAAGCGATCTACTGCTCTTGCAATCGTTTAAAAAACCTTGTAAGATCGCTTGCTTGCTAGAAAAAAACCAATTGGTTTTAAAAGAAATCAAGCGTGCACAAAAGGTGAAAGAAAATGACTTTTGA
- a CDS encoding P-type conjugative transfer protein TrbL, which produces MKNDAYEIILSWFITPLTAILGRFAEFFLYTLHAQLVFNSVVALAFMLFAYRSLKEQNFFSASVLTEALLFVGFFVLFNYALKNPMRFYEFFQNAIFIAPNMIAQSLSQSLSNFSNHALSLDFIFNHGFYALSFISDLSHNEMSVWLFLSILQALFLSVLFAIIILVYLEVHVWCSLGVLFLAFGFFKTWRSVVVICLKKCFALGFYKPLLLLVGFLNVSVTKALIDAHMQEKQDLSLLLVVALFLCCVFIIGVPFFINALFRVQNSLKETYKLATNLSANLSQNAFNSLQYITTSPAPSSVSTSTSGSVSKEKETHSPTFKVETTQLDVKIPNFKQKKVKKDTINTKNEI; this is translated from the coding sequence ATGAAAAATGACGCTTATGAAATTATCCTTTCTTGGTTTATCACGCCTCTCACGGCGATTTTAGGGCGTTTCGCTGAATTTTTTCTCTACACTTTGCATGCGCAATTGGTGTTTAATAGCGTGGTCGCTTTGGCGTTCATGCTCTTTGCTTATAGGAGCTTGAAAGAACAGAATTTCTTCAGCGCTAGCGTGCTAACAGAAGCGTTATTATTTGTGGGGTTTTTTGTGCTTTTTAACTACGCTTTAAAAAATCCCATGCGTTTTTATGAATTTTTCCAAAACGCTATTTTTATTGCGCCTAACATGATCGCGCAAAGCCTCTCTCAAAGCTTGAGTAACTTTTCTAACCACGCGCTTTCTTTAGATTTTATCTTTAATCATGGTTTTTATGCCCTTAGCTTTATCAGCGATTTGAGCCATAATGAAATGTCCGTGTGGCTTTTTTTAAGCATCTTGCAAGCGCTTTTTTTGAGCGTGCTGTTTGCGATCATCATTTTAGTGTATTTGGAAGTGCATGTGTGGTGCTCTTTAGGGGTGCTGTTTTTAGCGTTTGGGTTTTTTAAAACCTGGAGGAGCGTTGTGGTTATATGCCTAAAAAAATGCTTCGCTCTTGGATTTTACAAGCCTCTTTTGTTGTTGGTGGGGTTTTTGAATGTGTCGGTTACTAAGGCTTTAATAGACGCTCATATGCAAGAAAAACAAGATTTAAGCCTTTTATTGGTGGTAGCGTTATTTTTGTGTTGCGTTTTTATCATAGGCGTGCCTTTTTTCATCAACGCTTTGTTTAGGGTGCAAAACAGCCTTAAAGAAACTTACAAACTCGCCACCAATTTGAGCGCTAACCTCAGCCAAAACGCTTTCAATTCCTTACAATATATCACGACCTCGCCCGCTCCCTCTAGCGTTTCTACTTCTACAAGCGGTAGCGTCTCTAAAGAAAAAGAAACGCATTCCCCCACTTTTAAGGTAGAAACCACTCAATTAGATGTAAAAATCCCAAATTTCAAGCAAAAAAAGGTTAAAAAGGATACAATAAATACAAAAAATGAAATTTAA
- a CDS encoding YbaB/EbfC family nucleoid-associated protein, which translates to MDFSQLGGLSGLLDGMKKEFSQLEEKNKDTIHTSKSGGGMVSVSFNGVGELVDLQIDDSLLEDKEAMQIYLMSALNDGYKAVEENRKNLAFNMLGNFAKL; encoded by the coding sequence ATGGATTTTAGTCAATTGGGCGGGTTAAGCGGGTTGTTAGACGGCATGAAAAAAGAGTTTTCCCAACTAGAAGAAAAGAATAAAGACACGATCCACACTTCCAAAAGCGGTGGGGGAATGGTGAGCGTGAGTTTTAATGGGGTGGGGGAGTTAGTGGATTTGCAAATTGATGACAGCCTGTTAGAAGATAAAGAAGCGATGCAAATCTATTTGATGAGCGCTTTGAATGACGGGTATAAAGCCGTAGAAGAAAACCGAAAAAATTTAGCCTTTAACATGCTAGGGAATTTTGCTAAATTGTGA